One part of the Humulus lupulus chromosome 9, drHumLupu1.1, whole genome shotgun sequence genome encodes these proteins:
- the LOC133801047 gene encoding calcium-dependent protein kinase 13: protein MGNCCRSPAAVAREDVKSNFSGHDHGRRDSNAVKKAPVTVLTGVPKENIEEKYLVDRELGRGEFGVTYLCIERQTRELLACKSISKRKLRTAVDIDDVRREVAIMKHLPKNSSIVTLKEACEDDNAVHLVMELCEGGELFDRIVARGHYTERAAAAVTRTIVEVVQLCHKHGVIHRDLKPENFLFANKKENSPLKAIDFGLSIFFKPGEKFSEIVGSPYYMAPEVLKRSYGPEIDIWSAGVILYILLCGVPPFWAESEQGVAQAILRGLIDFKRDPWPNISESAKSLVRQMLEPDPKIRLTAKQVLEHPWLQNAKKAPNVPLGDVVKSRLKQFSMMNRFKRKALRVIAEFLSTEEVEDVKELFRKMDTDNDGIVSIEELKSGLKKFGSQLAESEVQTLIEAVDANGKGTLDCGEFVAVFLHLQRMANDEHLRKAFSYFDRDGNNYIEPDELRDALMEDGAEDCTDVANDIFLEVDTDKDGRISYDEFVSMMKTGTDWRKASRHYSRGRFNSLSMKLMKDGSLNLG from the exons ATGGGGAATTGTTGCAGATCTCCGGCTGCCGTTGCTAGAGAAGATGTGAAATCGAACTTTTCCGGTCACGATCATGGCCGGCGGGACTCGAATGCTGTGAAGAAGGCGCCGGTCACTGTGTTGACTGGGGTTCCGAAGGAGAATATTGAGGAAAAGTATTTGGTGGATCGGGAGCTTGGTCGTGGCGAGTTTGGTGTTACTTACCTCTGTATTGAGCGTCAGACGAGGGAGTTACTGGCTTGTAAGAGTATTTCGAAGCGGAAGCTGAGGACTGCGGTGGACATTGACGATGTGAGGAGGGAAGTGGCGATAATGAAGCATTTGCCGAAGAATTCTAGTATTGTGACCTTGAAGGAGGCTTGCGAAGACGACAATGCGGTTCATTTGGTTATGGAGTTGTGTGAGGGTGGCGAGCTTTTTGATCGGATTGTCGCTAGGGGTCATTATACAGAGCGAGCGGCTGCGGCGGTGACAAGGACGATTGTGGAGGTTGTTCAGCTATGTCACAAGCATGGGGTGATTCATAGGGACTTGAAGCCAGAAAACTTTTTGTTCGCGAACAAGAAGGAGAATTCGCCTTTGAAGGCTATTGATTTTGGgttgtccatatttttcaaaccag GTGAGAAGTTCTCTGAAATTGTTGGCAGTCCATATTATATGGCTCCAGAGGTGCTCAAGCGGAGTTATGGACCAGAAATTGATATATGGAGTGCAGGAGTTATTCTCTATATATTGTTATGTGGTGTTCCTCCTTTTTGGGCAG AGTCTGAACAAGGTGTTGCACAGGCAATTCTTCGTGGCCTAATAGATTTTAAACGTGATCCATGGCCCAATATCTCAGAAAGTGCCAAGAGTTTAGTGAGGCAGATGTTGGAGCCTGACCCAAAGATAAGGCTAACTGCAAAACAAGTTCTTG AGCATCCGTGGCTCCAAAATGCTAAAAAAGCTCCTAATGTCCCTCTTGGAGATGTTGTCAAGTCAAGGCTAAAGCAATTTTCAATGATGAACAGATTCAAGAGAAAGGCCTTGAGG GTGATAGCAGAATTCCTATCCACTGAAGAAGTTGAAGACGTAAAGGAACTGTTTAGAAAGATGGACACTGACAATGATGGTATTGTTTCAATTGAAGAATTAAAATCTGGACTTAAAAAATTTGGATCCCAGCTTGCAGAGTCTGAAGTTCAGACGCTTATTGAAGCT GTTGATGCTAACGGGAAGGGAACACTGGACTGTGGTGAATTCGTTGCTGTTTTCTTACACCTACAAAGAATGGCCAATGATGAGCATCTTCGCAAGGCCTTTTCCTACTTCGACAGGGACGGGAACAATTACATCGAGCCAGACGAGCTCAGAGATGCATTGATGGAAGATGGAGCAGAGGATTGTACAGATGTAGCCAACGACATTTTCCTAGAAGTAGATACAGACAAG GATGGGCGTATTAGCTACGATGAATTCGTGTCAATGATGAAAACCGGAACAGATTGGAGAAAGGCTTCTCGGCATTACTCAAGAGGAAGATTCAACAGTCTTAGCATGAAGCTGATGAAGGATGGTTCTTTAAATTTGGGGTAA